CTCGTTAGTATATTCATAAGTGAAAATCGTTAAACTCAATAAAAAGCACACTAAGTTTATTAAGTAAGAAAATAATGTAAATTACATCAGCCACTATAGATTCTCAAACACTTCTTTGTACACTACATTTTCCGTAGTGCTAAGAGTGCGGCTATCATGGTCGCATATTAGAATTTTTAGTCCCTTTTTGCTAGTGACTCTAGAGATTACAATATAAAGTTGACCATGACTAAAAACTGGCCTTGGAAGATACAATTCAACATGCAAAAGTGACTGTCCTTGGATTTTGTTTATAGTCATCACATAGCAAACCATCACCGGAAGTTGTCTGCGCTGAAAATTTATAGGTAGTGTATTGCTAGCATACGGGGTTAAACTCCTTCgcgaaatgagaaccttgtggctTATGTTGCTCCCGGTGATAACAATGGCTTGGATTATATGGTTTCCGTGTTGGTTGACTACCACTCTAGTACCATTGCATAACCCAACTAACTGATCAAGGTTTCTCATGAGCATAATCGGGTTGCCAATCTTTAATGTTATCTTGTGATTTGGAAGATCAACGCATCTAATGAAATTCAAGAACTCAGCGGAGTACAACTCTTCTTGATTACTCGTATATCCCTCGGCTTTGCTAATGCTATCAGAACTCAAGTATTCTTTCATAGCCCCGGTCATCTTCGATAAAACATAATCATTGACCTTTGCAACTATTTCGTTTGTAGGAGCTAGAATTGCCCTCTCTTGAAAGTACTTTGATATCCACATATTTTCATGAATAGATGGATATGTGCTCTCAACAATTGCCTATATAGGATCGTTCGCCTCCTTTATTAGAAGGTCATCTTTTATGGGTGTAGTAGCTTCTCCATTATTGCATTCTCCGGCACTGCCATCCCCAACCTTCAGTATCCAATCTGAAATTTTTTTTACCTCATTCGCACTTGAGCTCGAGCTAGCTGATTGGAGTCGCATGTTTTTTTCGAGCTTTAAGACTGTACATGAATGCCATATTGCCATAGATATGAGGAGTTTAATACGACATGCACAATATCTTGTCTACTTCCTTTAGGGACAACAAGTAGGATTTGTTGAAAATCTCCTCCAAATACAACCACCTTTCTACAAAATGGTTGGTCAGCACATTGCGGATTGTGAAAGCACATTACATCTCTTCAACTTATGTCCAAAGTTTCGACACAAAATTTGTTGGAGCTTCATCCCAAATTATAAGTTTCATCTTAACCAAGAGGCCGGTTAAATGAGAATCTGGTGTGATACCACTACAAAAAGAGGCTTCATCCACATTCAAAGGTATGTCAAACCTAAAATGTGCGGTTACCCCTCCTGGTAACAACAATGCTGCGATTCCACTTAAAGCAACTAGAAGTATTATCTCGCCCCTGGAACGAATTGCGGTACATAGTGTTTTCCATAAGAACGTCTGGCCAGTTCCACCATGACCGTAAATGAAGAAGATACCTCCTTAGTCGTTAGCAACAGTAGTAATGATGAGATCATAATTTCGTAAACGTTCCTTTGCTCATCTGTTAAGCATGGTAGGAGTTTAGATAATTCTTCTGCGAAACACTTCTTATTATAGCAAAGCTCTTCCGCTATAAGCCTGTTACCACTTTCTCTCATGAAAATTTCACTTGGCACAATCATTGATGGAAACTTCTCCAGGCTACTTCCGTTTTTCTGGAGTAAGTTCTTAGTTTCAATCAATGTGTAATTTTTGAGATCCTCCTTCGTAAGTTGCAAATCTGATAAGAACAGTAAAATATGGTAGCACATTTTAGcattaaaaaaaagtaaaaataaaaagcAAGTGTTTAACCGCATTGGAAGAGAGCATCCCTAAATCTACATTGATAAGTGATGTACTACATGGTATTTGGGAAAACCTTCGCTGTCTGTGCAGGATGTCGTCTGATAATAGGCGCCATGTTTTTTCCCATACCTCCCCTGGTCTTGATACGCTCCCAGAAGTTAAGAGTGTCACGAAAAGACTTCTTAAGTAAGTTGCTGATCCCCACCGACTTGCCTCTTTGATCCTATCAATATACTCTCTGTCGTCGTCAAGTAAACCCCACGCATAACACGCATTCCTAAAAGAGTTGTATGGGATGCCATCAACCTTCCTTATGTCTTCATAGCATGTAGGGCCTCGAACGTGGTTTAACAAAGTCCTCAAATAATATCGTTCACCCGATCCAGGGGAAGCATGATATATTTTACCAATGGAGTAGCCTTTTTTATGTTGTTTCCACTCACACAATTTAGCTTTCCAGACAAACTTCTTTGGGAACTCAGCGTAGGTCAGATTCTTAGCTTCATCATATTTCTTATTGCATTCCATCCATGATGCAAACATGGATTCGTCAACAAAACGTTTATCCAATATGGCATCGAGTGAGCCTGGCTTGTTGTACACAACACTTTGCTCCCTTGGGAGATCGAAATTCAGTCGATCAACCGATGGTGTTCGATAGTGTATATCAAACCCAAAAATCCTTCAAGCTGCTTCACATGCTAAAATATAACGGCAATCATAATACATCTTGATCTCATCCACTTCTTCTGAATCACAGGCAGAGACAGCCGCAGTAACGCGATCATTACCCTTGTTTATATATTTAAACATATAATTAATGGATCTGGATTGATTGCACCATTCGACATTAACATGTGCGTGGTATTTTAGAAGCAGAGTAAGATTGTACGGGATGACATATCCATTGTCAACTTCAAATGTTCCTTTCACAATCTTCACGCTGTTATTCCTTCTTCTGCACACCGGATATCCTTCTTTGTCAACGGTGGTGTGCTCAGTAAGTTTTTTTGGAGAATGCTTTGAGCACTTTCCATTTTCCATACATGGTAATTGTCGGTTAGTATTCCCACACAGGCCGTGTATCATTAACTCTGAGACAATTTGATACAAACGTGGGTTCTTTTCTTTGTCAGGAATCTCTGCAGAAATGATTTTATCAATAGACTCTGGATTTGGGAATTTATCTTCTCGGTGCAAAAAGAGCAATATATGCACATGTGGTAAGCCACCCTTTTGAAACTCTGCAGTGTACATAACTGGAAAAGTAACAGAGAAATAAAAGTTAAAATATGAATCAATTATGCAAACTTTGATCCGATTGTAGATAAAATGAAAGAAACTATACTAATAAAAAGGGCTAACCTGATTGAACTCGACCGAATAGTTTTTTATTTTTCAAGTCTCTGATCAGTTGATCCAACTTTATCTTAGACACCTTACATAGAATATCAGGTCTATCCCCTGGCCGCACACCAATCCTCTTCACATACCTACTGATCTCTGGCCATTTTGGGTTGCAAGTAAATGTTATAAATAAATCTGGAAACCCAAATTCCTTGCAACTAGCCATGGCATCTTGATAATTTTCAATCATGTATCTAGCTGAACCGGTGAAAGATAAAGGAAGCACTATACGTCTTCCTCGAGCAGAAGGGTTTGTAATTCCTCAAGCTAAAGATTCTTTCAATCTTATATACTTGTCTGCTCGTAAAAAAATTTGGTTTCGACGTATGAAATTTAATCTCACTGTCTCAATCATTGTGTATCCATCAACTAAAAATTGTTGGAACAGTTTTCGTGAAATCAACAAAATCGTATGATCGTCTTTTCTTTCCATTATTCTGTATGTGAAGAACTCGCGCATGGTGAGTCTGAATCTCTTTTTTGAGTCATTATTTTCATTTGAATCTCTTTTCGAGTCAACAAAATTGATGCGTCCGTGTCCTTATTGTGAGTGTATGCATGTTGAATATCAGTGATGTACCCATCTTCACCGAAGGGAAAGAGCAAGGGGTATTGAAGTGCAAGATAGGAAAGATGCAACTCGTTTATTCTTTGTAACTTCTCATTCTGTGTCTCGACTATTATGTCTCTCTCATCAAATATACACCCAATATCTCCAACTATAAGAGCTCCTACTTCGTTTGCATTAGGGAGATTGTAAGTCCTCCCATCTTTTGCCCTTCTTTCAATTAGACACAGTTTTATGTCTTTGCAATCATCTGCGGTGAATCGATCTCTAGCCGTTCTAAATACTTTAGCGAGGACGTTGTGCTCATCTATCATGTGCGTCAATCGTTCAATCAAATCATCATCGAATGCATCTGGATTATTCGAGCTGCAACATTGTCATTAGTAAATTTGTTAGCTTAGAAAATTGGCCCAGGATATATTACCCTTTTGAGAACTGCTCAAAGATAAGGATAAACGtttatataataaaaaaaatagtattatcTGCAGTTACCTTATAGCACGCTGTCTATTCAAGACCTTATCCTCGATGTCATATATATAAAGTTGGGtaaactttggggacgaagtagGAGGCTCCCTATGCTATGGTAATTCTGGCCGTGTAATCTGAACGTGTAAGTAGATCGGCCTCGGTTGATGGTTTTATCGATCTTTCCACCCATAGAGGTAAAAGAAAACATCATGTTGTACGCTCGGATGTTTTCTATAAACTGTTTTTCTTTGACATCCTTTTTAGTGATTAAGTCCTTA
This sequence is a window from Silene latifolia isolate original U9 population chromosome 8, ASM4854445v1, whole genome shotgun sequence. Protein-coding genes within it:
- the LOC141594960 gene encoding uncharacterized protein LOC141594960, coding for MGTLETPRSTLCNISHDDDDDNSNDGESDEGKIVHDSHVSNNPDAFDDDLIERLTHMIDEHNVLAKVFRTARDRFTADDCKDIKLCLIERRAKDGRTYNLPNANEVGALIVGDIGCIFDERDIIVETQNEKLQRINELHLSYLALQYPLLFPFGEDGYMIENYQDAMASCKEFGFPDLFITFTCNPKWPEISRYVKRIGVRPGDRPDILCKVSKIKLDQLIRDLKNKKLFGRVQSVMYTAEFQKGGLPHVHILLFLHREDKFPNPESIDKIISAEIPDKEKNPRLYQIVSELMIHGLCGNTNRQLPCMENGKCSKHSPKKLTEHTTVDKEGYPVCRRRNNSVKIVKGTFEVDNGYVIPYNLTLLLKYHAHVNVEWCNQSRSINYMFKYINKGNDRVTAAVSACDSEEVDEIKMYYDCRYILACEAA
- the LOC141594959 gene encoding uncharacterized protein LOC141594959, giving the protein MWISKYFQERAILAPTNEIVAKVNDYVLSKMTGAMKEYLSSDSISKAEGYTSNQEELYSAEFLNFIRCVDLPNHKITLKIGNPIMLMRNLDQLVGLCNGTRVVVNQHGNHIIQAIVITGSNISHKVLISRRSLTPYASNTLPINFQRRQLPVMVCYVMTINKIQGQSLLHVELYLPRPVFSHGQLYIVISRVTSKKGLKILICDHDSRTLSTTENVVYKEVFENL